atttaggatAATTTGATGTCTTTTAAGTCTCCTTTAATCTAATGGTTCTCCCCCTTCTTTTTCTTACAATTTATCTGTTGAACTCAGCTGTCTGATTGCCGGGTTccccacagtctggattttgcaGATTGCACACTCATGGTGTATTTCAATGTGTCTTTGTCCtctatttcctgtaaattggcaGTTGATCAGATTCAacttgattagattcaggtttaATCCCTTTGGTAAGACTACATTATTATTATGAGTTTatgtattttaacttatttaatggGTTTCAGTCCATTCTAATTATTACCCTTATTGAAActcaaattgtcccatctttggccAATGGGGAGCCTCTTCAAGTTGGCTCCTGGGTCCTTTGGACATGACCCTAGAAGTCTTTAATAGTTCCTCTGCTCTTCAGTATGTCAAGATATTTTATGCTCATTCATACATTTCCTGCCCCAGATCTAGAATCACCCATTTCTCCAAGTAGCCTTTGTTTCTTTAAGTGGGACTTGGTATTTCAAAACTGCGCTCCAGATGATAAGAATGAGCACTGCTACTGAAAAGACGCAGGAAACTAGATAGATAGTTCATACTAATGATAATTACTCATTTTACCCCATATTACACATACATTCTCAAAATACTAATATTGCCACCATCAATATACTGAAAAGTTAAATTTTTGCCAATGCTCCTCCCAAACTCCTTTCCAGTTTTACAGTAATTTTGTACCAATATTTCAGAATACAAATCCATCTCAGATTATACTTTTTGTGGCTCTCAGCTCCAAATCTTTGCTTGCTGTGCAATAATGGAGCTGAACTCTGTAAATACTTCTCCCCTATCAGCTGATTTAATGTTAGGCTTCGTTAGCAGAGGGTACTGTTGCAaggaggggggcggggccggAGTAGGGGCGGGGAGGcactggaggagaaagaggcttCTCTTTCTGATTCTCCTGTACTTATCTCCTTGGGCCCCTGCAGAGTGTGTGGTTCCTTTCAGCAGTGCCCAGTAGCCAACAACAAGCGGCAGCTTCCCCCAGTACACCTTTTTTTAGATGGCTTCATGGAGCGGTGTGCTGCTGGTATAGCACCTTCCCGTAAGTGGCTTCTCTGGGTACGCTGCGGTGAATTCTGATAAAGGCACCTTGCTGTGGCTAGTTCTCCAAGAACTCCAGAGAGGATTTCTAACGGGGCGCACCGAGGCCACAGCAGGGAGCCACAGTCATGCCCTCTCCAGCAAGGAGGTGGATGGGGCATGGGGGCAAAGGTGCTTCTTGGCCATTCTAAGGGTGCTTCTTGGTCACTCTATTTCAGTTCAGGAGCGGTGGCTGTTCCCTGTATCTACTGTTCCTATACGGTAAGAATTCTCTTTGCCTTTTGCTAGTCAGCCTCCCTTTATTCCAATTCCATTAACATTCTTCATAGTAAATGTCCTCTGTTCAAATTATTGTGTAGTTTCTATCTCTTGACTGGACCCTGACTGAAACAAAGCCTCATTTAGTCTTGGTTCTACAAGTAATATTGAAAGTTTTACTAACTGTCTTTCTGTCACTGTCAGTAATTTTGGTTGCCGAGCTTCACCCCTCAGGAAGAACTCAAGTAACATTCTGAGTTCTTTCATTTTGATAACCAATAGGCTTTTATAAAGTCAGTTTTGCTGGATACAGAGTACTtggttctcattttctttccttgaatattttaaatgtttcaccaTTTTCTCCTCACATGAAGTGTTAATGTTGAAGTCTTATGGTAATCCAATTTTCtctcataaattttttttggcctaaatgaccatttttcaaaatgtaaagtcTAGTAATTTTACTGACTAGAATACATCTTGTTCATGCTCAGTGTTTTCAGGTGCACAGTATACTCTTTCAGTGTGAGGTTtcgaatatatatataaatatatatatgaatatatatgtgaatatataaatatatatatgaatatatatgtgaatatatataaatagaatatatgtattttacttcAGGAAAAGTTCTCTTGAATTATGTGTTGTATTCTGGTAGCtagctttggttttctttatcAAGAACTCTTAATCCATACACTGGATCTTCTTTACCTATCTTCAATATTTATCTTTACTctaaaatcatttctatttctatatttatttaaaatctcattttcaaattctagttctcttgGGCACCATCTGTGTTTACCCGTGTTCCTTCTAGTTCAGTATTTTCTGAAACCACTTTTTCTCTTACTTTAATTCTTTCCCAAGTTGTTACTTTATTTCTGaggttttttaaattctgaattttcttttttctttttctttttttttttttggccacatcatgcgggaccttagttccccgaccagggattgaacccatgcaccttgcattgggagcatggagtcttaaccactggaccaccagggaagtccctattctgatttttctttcatgtcttatatagttttcttaatatcttcacagtttttatctgattttttttccgcATTAACACTACGCAATTTTGCATTCGTGGTTTGATCCCACACTTGTATTTTGGGGTTTGTGGAGTTATCTGTTACCTAGTTTAGTTGTAAATGTTGCCCCATGCATTTTTGGTTTCACTATACAGTCTGTTTTGATGTGGTGATTCATGGAGATTCAAGATTCATGTACTGCCCTCTTTCCagaatccatttatatttttgacTCATGAATACTTCCCTTTTTATATCCTTGAGACTTCAGTCCTTGGCTGAGTATGATGGGAAGGGACTAGGGTTGATCAGGGTGTTGTTTGGATTAGCAGTGGTGCATTACATCACATCCTCATTCTTGAGTGATGATTTACTTGGTTGTAACATACTAGGTTGTCCaggttacatatatatgtaactatgtatatatagttatatactCTGTACTATATATGGTCCACTATCTTTggcatatttttacttttgacaATATGGCTTCCAGTctaaatgtcatttctttctagttaGGTTACGTTTTAACTGCTGCTATTTAagatcattatttttctctttgcttataTTCATCatatatgtgttatatgtatatgttattttCCTAAGACTTGATGTGCTTCTTCAATGTAAAGAGTCATCTTCCTTCAATTCTAGAAAATtattggccattatttctttttctctcttttggaatGCCTATTAGATGTACTGTTGAACCTTCTTATATTATGTAGAACCTCTGAATTTGTTGATTACAAAAggcaataattttatttttgcttaagccagttaGAATTAGGTTTATCACCGAAACAGAAACACTCTTACTTTCTCAAAAGCGgagtcaaagaaagagaaaaacaggtgaTTCCTGAAGCTGTTATGATTATCTTATCTGTAACTAGATATCCTTGAAACCTAAACTACTCCTGAACTTTCTATGCAAGTCAataaattcatttactttttctctcttaagTCAGTTACAATTGGATTTCTGACAACTGCAGCAAAGAATACTGATTAATATAAATGTCTACTATGTGAGTGGCACTATGCCAGGTGCTACCTAATCAGTGGTATGCAAAACAAAGACCAGTGTCTCCAATAACCACAATATTTTACACTCATTCCATgccgtcttcatttatttgttcctgcttctccttcctcccctaccCAGACTTGGAATGCATGTTTAAATGTTACAACTTTTtcacagttgattttttttttttttttaattttttgtctgcgttgggtctttgttgctgcgtgcaggctttctctagttgcagtgagcaggggctactcttcattgcggtgcgcgggcttctcattgcggtggcttctcttgctgtggagcactgCCTCTAGAagtgccggcttcagtagttgcagcgcgtgggctcagtagttgcggctcgcgggcttcattgctccgcggcatatgggatcttcccggaccagggatcgaacccatgtcccctgcattgacaagcaaattcttaaccgctgcgccaccagggaagtcccagagttgatttttaaaatcacatttgtaAGGGTAACCTTTCTAGCAATAGGCCACCATGATCTTTCCCTTATTTTGGACTCGTATTATATTGGTATTGTCTTAAATAGGTCTTCAAGTGTTTCATGAAAGTCTTTCCCTTTAACCAGATCATTAGCTTCTTCAGGGCAAAAGTTAAGCCTTTTACTTTCATCTCCCAGAGCAAAGTCAAGAGTGATTATGGGAATCGTTGTTAACAAGTATAACCCACAATACCTGGCCCCTGTAgatctcctgtatgggactggggatacaaagatataTTCCTATCACTTAACCAACTTAAGGACATAGGAAGGTGTATTAAACTATACATATGTAAGGTGCCATATATAGTTCAGAGGAAGGGGAAATCGTGCCTGGGCTTCGGTACTCAGAGGAGGCTCCAAAGCCCTGGGATATGAACGGGGTCTTGCCTTAACAGAAAATGAAAGGCAGGCACCAAAGGTTGAGACAACGGGTCTGAGGAAAGGCACAGTTTTGCTGAAGTAGGCTTGTGTCTGCATCAGTGCAGAGTAAGATATTATGGACACAGGTCAGCTCCAGGATAAGGACAGAGTCTACCTCTTAAATCAACATAACTCCTCTTTTCTCTTACAATCAAGATCTCTGCCGCTGAGCCAGACTATCTTGATAGATCCCAATATGGTTTGGTTATTAATTTCTTATCCTCTAAGGGGATATGCCTCATATCACCTTGAGTACAAATGGGAGACGACCAGTTAACTGGAATGAACGCAGGCGGAACAAGTAACAAGCCCTGTGCCTAGAGACCAAAACTGTCGCGGCCCCAAATAGAAAAGGCGGCGCCGAGCCCTGGGACCTCTCTCTGAAATCCTCTTCCTCCATCAGCTATTTCTCCCGGAGCAGCCTGAGTCCACATCCCGTGAGATTATCTGGAGAAGCCTCGGGCCTCCAACTTCATTAAAACCACAAGAGATGCGCGTCTGGGGGACGGGTGATAGTCTGGGCCCCTCAAGCGATAAGCCCACGACGCCCAGCCGAGGAGGAGGACTCCTGCCTCCCAAGTCTCTGAGCACCAAGGCCCACTCTCAGGCCCCGCCTCCTTGCTCCGCCCCGCCTCCTTGCTCCGCCCCGCGCCGGCGACGCCGACCAGGGGGTGGGTTTCCGTTTCCGGTGGCGGATTGTTGACGCCTGCGGCTGCGGCGGTGGCTACCGGGCCGTTGGGGAGGGGCCAGTGGGGGAGTGAGACGGCGCAGTGACAGGACCGCCGAGCGTGCTGCTGAGGCGACGATGGCGGAGGGGCCGGAGAAAGTCCGAGGCCGCCCTCCCGGGCAGGACGACGGCGGAGGGGACCACGAGCCCGTTCCTTCGCGAAGAGGCCTTCCCGCCGCCGCCCCACGGCCCCGGGACGGGCCGCAGGCCGAACCCCAGGCTCCGGGccggcccccagccccgggcctcGCTCCCCCCGCGGCCGCCGCCGAGGAGTCGGAGCCGCCGCGCGAGCCCGAGAATGGCAGGGAGGCGGGCTCCGGCTCTGGctccggccccggccccggcgcgGGCCTGCAGGCGCCGGTAGGCTGCGAGGCGCCCGAGGCGGCGGCGCCGCGGGAGAAGCCGGCGCGGCTGAGCGCCCGCGAGTACTCCCGGCAGGTGCACGAGTGGCTGTGGCAGTCCTACTGCGGCTACCTCACCTGGCACAGCGGCCTGGCCGCCTTCCCCGCCTACTGCAGCCCCCAGCCGCCCGCGCCCAGCTACCTCGCGGGCGCCGGCGCCGGCGCCGCCGCTGCCCCGGCCGCCGGGCCGCCGCCCCTGCAGCTGGGCTATTACAACCCCTTCTACTTCCTGAGCGCCGCGGCCGCCGGGCCCGAGCCGCCGGCCTCCGCCGGCCTCACCGCCTCGGCTCCGGTCGCCAGCCCGGGAGCCCGCGCGCCTCACGTGCAGCCGCCAGCCCGGGCAGCCCCAGCGACGAGGGTAGGACCCGCCGCCGCCTCGCGAGCCCCGAGCGAGACCGGGCGGCAGGCAGGTGAGAGGCTCTTCGGGGAGCgacctgggggcggggccggcgggccCCTCTCCGCTGTCAGCGCTGCCGCGCTCGCCGTGGCTTCTGCGCGTCTGTCAGCTCGCAGGGTGTGCAGCGCGGCCGAGCGTGCGCCTTCCCTTAGACCTAGCGCTCCGAATCGGTTCCCTGGCTCCCCGGACTGGTGGTTTCCACGTGTAAAGAAGCCTTTGCTCCTCAAAGCGTCCTCTTAGCCTTCGTCTCCCGGTGTGGAGTGAGATCCGAAGCTTAATTCACTCAGACGGCAGACccggctggggggaggggaagtttTGAGTGGTGATGCTGGAAAGAATCCAGACATGGATGTattaactatattatatatagttaaTATGATAACTGTTTTATGAATTAGGGACAGTGGAACTGACGGATATTAAAGGAGATTTTCATGAATGCAAATGGAATTAGGAACCTTTGGGCCTTGGCTTCATCTTGTGTATCGTCTGTTTACTTCTGTATGGGAATTAGAATATTCTGAATCACGTACAATCTTTAGTGTATTATTGAGACTTTTTGTTTACTTTATCCAGCCACAGATAATATGGGACAAGACCTAGTTGCCTGAATTTGATTCAGAATTTAGGATGGCAGCTTGATAATCCCTGGATTTGTTACATAGAAAGCAAGACAAACTAAATGAATAAGGGGTAAGATGAGGGGCACAGGGATTTACTTCGTACCGTCTACACTTAACCTTgatattttgcttaaaaaaaaagtttaattttgtgtCATAGGCTTGTAATCACCTGGAGTCTCCTCATTTGACTCCCTAGTGAAATGTATTGAGTActtgaaataatgaaatttatCTCTGAAATCATTTCTAAACATTAAGGGGGTGAAAACAAGCTTTAAACTGCTCAGTAAATAGTGAAGTAGCGTTGCTGTTTTAATAACATGCCCTGTTGAAGTCAATACCAATAATTGTTgcagttataaaattttttttatcagcaAGTTGTACCTTGACTTTACATTCATTACCTAGCTTGGGTTCCAAGGCCTATGTGCAACGATTAGTTTtcctaacttttttcttttttttttaatttacaggtAGAGAGTATGTTATTCCATCCTTGGCCCACAGATTCATGGCAGAGATGGTggatttctttattctcttctttataAAAGCAACCATTGTCTTAAGCATTATGCACCTCAGTGGAATAAAGTAAGTTAAGGCCATTTGCAGAAGGGTTTTAATGTCCACTGTCTAGAGATCTtgctttaatttgttttcatgcTTGCAAGTGACTACATGGATAATCTGTGTGCCAGTGCCAGTGATTTCTTTATAGGAGCTTTGTCAGATTTGCTTTCTTGTTGGTTTTAAGAAATAactacaaaagagagaaaaacacttaATAAATTCTGCAAGATGTGGGGAGTTTCACCTATCAAAAGTAGGTGAAAGGAACCTCCAACCCTGGTTTGATTTTATTCACTATTAGGCCAGTTGCAAATTTTTCTCTTACAATCGTTTTCAGAGTGGAATATCTAAAGACAAAGGCATAAAGAGGTTTTGGTAGATGAACTATTAATAATCAGCTAGATGGCATTTCCAAATGGGGTTGCGTATACTGTCAGGCAAGTTCCAAGTGAACTGCAAAGTGAGCTATTTATTTGAATAATCTTCCTTTCAGATTAACAATCATAATAGCAGTTATCACTTGCTAAGCACTTTCTGTGTGCTAGGCTTTGTATGGACTCTTAATCTTGCCACCACTATAAAGTAGAGGTTAATCTCTCCATTTTATAGAGATTGAAATTTGGGCTTACAAAAAGTTAAGCCCAGAATTTACAAAGGCAGTAAGTGACCGTCAAGTTCAGACCCTGGTAATTAAATTTCAGGGCCCCTGCCAGGAGCCTGAATGTTACTATGATtcttccctgtctctccctcccttacGCCCTACACATCCAATCAAGTACCAACCAACTCCTTTCTGTTCAATCTCTTGAATAACCTTCAACCCATACCATTTCCTTTTCActgtcagaatttcatttttcatcattgcttcTCCCTAGTCCAGTCACTGCCATCACTTGCTTGGATTATAACACAAGTCTTCTAACTGGTATCTCAGTTTACTGTCTCCTGTTTTATCTCAATTCAGTCTCTGATAGAAAACCAAAGAGATCATAAATTCTGATTCTGCCACTCTCCTgccttaaaatccttcaatagtTTCTCATTGCCATCAGGGTAAGTCTTATTAATGTCCTCATATATTTTAACAGATACCCTTATTTCTTAATCACTCACCTCTCACACTTAGTTATTTGAGCCACACTGAACTGCCTACAGCTTCCATCATACTCTTGCTTAAAGGCTTTCTCTCTGGTTAGTCCCTCTCTCTGAAATTTCTCCCTTCTTAGTCTGGCCAACTTCtcttcatccttcagatctcaccTTAAATGCCATTTTTGGGAAGCCTCCACTAAGTTAAGTGTGCCTGGTACGTGTCTCCAAGTACCCAATGGTTCTCTATTATAGCCCTTTCCCcacttcattattatttattctgcttCACCTGCTGGGTTAGAAACTCTGTGAAAGCAGAGACCATGTTGAATTCACTTGGCATTTTATCCCCAGGGCTAGTACAGCGTCTGCTCATGGTACTGCTTATTTGTTGAAGAAGCTAATGAATGTTTTGTGAAACTAGACAGTTGGAAGCCTGAAGATTAGTTTATAATTTCAATTAAAGTTTTTGATTTAcactaatgaaaaagaaatcaatgcaACTGCTCTGGTAACTGATCCTTTGTAACCGAAAACTATTTTTTGTAGGGATATCTCTAAGTTTGCTATGCATTATATaatagaagaaatagatgaaGACACATCCATGGAAGACTTGCAGAAAATGATGGTTGTGGCGCTTATATACAGATTATTAGTTTGTTTCTATGAGGTAAGCTGCTGACTTcagcaaatattaatatttaacaatctaattttagattaTCAGCCCAAGACAAAAACGTagtggagatttttatttttaatcatgtatttgtcaaatgtctttattttttttctaaatttcctttaaCATAATACTTTCCAAGTTAAAACTTTCGGAATGGAgacatttttcagtttctttgtaaTACATTTCAGTCTTGTTGTccgaaaatatattttaagttggtTGTGGAACTTGAAATGTGTCTTTCCATAGAAGCAACTTGCTAAAAAATATAATGGGTCATAGAGAAATATTACAGTAGATATCTTGTGGTATTGAAGATGTTAGAGACCTGCAGAAATGCATTAAAAGGTTAACTCAAGTATTCTATGAAATTCTTCCaacttgaaaaatttaaaacatgaatcaTATGGCAGgaaaatttacctttaaaattggTATAGTTGAgccagtaaattattttaaaattatccttcTTTCCTTAGATAATTTGCATTTGGGGAGCAGGTGGAGCAACCCCAGGGAAGTTCCTGCTAGGGCTTCGAGTTGTGACATGTGATACATCAGTGCTTATTGCACCAAGTCGGGTTTTAGTGATTCCTTCCTCAAATGTTAGCATTACAAcgtaagttcttttttttagctTAATGTATTGTGTACTTATGaattgtattgattactgtacttaaaaattattttcataagttATACCATTTGATAAAAGTATTTTTAGGATGTTGGTTCTTCATGGCATATAATAGGCTTACATTTATTAAGTTTAAGACAAAGTTTGAATGTTTTCAATGATTATAGACGCCTCTTCAGTATACAGCTTCAGAGGTAAGCACTTTATGAACGGTAGGTCACAGTAATGAGAGGAGGATCTGGGCGTGGCTGCTCTATCAGTGCTCCAGGCCTAGCTTTagtattctctacatctgtggatATTGGAGTTTAGTTACTGCTCTGCCTTGAAGCTTCCATTTGGTAATACCTGTCATTATCCCATCTTGAATAGGCAATAAGAATTTTGACAGCTATACATGCGTGCATCCTGCTCCTAAGTGATAGAGCTTGTAATACTTCCAGTACTCATGGCTAGCTGTTGGCATCTGGCTCTGGGGGAAGGTACAGATAGTGATAATGGAAGTTGTGGAGGTGAGTAGGTGGTAATCAGTTGAGCAAAACAGGATACTGGCTGGAATTGCTGCCAGAATGATTCAGAGTTGGGTTGTTTAAACAAGAGACTCTAGAAAAAGCCTTGAATTTGCTCACATCTTCAAAATTTCCTTACATTTTTGTGATTCCAATAATCCTGGCTATTACTTTTAATGAGTcaataatggctaatatttattgagcacctcataaaccaggcactgttttaaaaacattgcatATGTATTAACTAATCTAAGATAGGTACTATAGGTACTATCACCCTCTTATTACAGATGTGTAACACAACTAGTAGTTGGTAGAAAATGAATCTGAAACCAAGCAGTCTGGATTCAGAGCCCACACTCAGCTGCTGTGTTATCCTGTAACGGTTCAGTGCACTGAAAGGCAGAAATCTAATGTTAGTATGACAATTCTCCATTCTGAGCTACTGTTGAAAGCTTTTTAAAGCTTTCCTTAATCACAGAAGcccacaaagaaagaagagatatgataaacaaatacagtaattTGAAATGCTGGTGCTCTTCATAGAAGGTAGAAAATGGGACTGTGTAAGTGTATTCAGTTTAGAAGATAGTGAAAACACAGTAAAAGTATAGAGGTACTAAAAGTAATGAGTGACTATAGAAAGGGTAAGTAAAGGCAGTTATTCTAGTCTTCTgtcaaaatactagaaaatactGTAAACTTTTAGTTCACATTCTAAGACATATTATTGCTTTTCATGTGCAAGTTCTAAAGTCTAACTTTTATGTTACGAAGTCTTTAGAACTAGCCCAGGTGGTTTGATCATACTTTGCTACTTGAAAGTAATTCAGTTATCAAAGGTTAAAACTCTGTTAATTATACtttgaatatgttttaaatacatCTTGAACTTGATAGAATACTATTAATCTATATTTAGTTGGTATACGACTtatctgttttttgtgttttttttttttttgcttcaattTTTTAGGTCCACTATACGAGCTTTGATCAAGAATTTTTCTATTGCTTCTTTTTTCCCTGCTTTCATCACACTGCTGTTTTTTCAGCATAATCGAACAGCCTATGACATTGTAGCAGGGACCATTGTGGTAAAAAGAAATGGGGTCAGATGATGCCCCAAAAAGCCCTGAATTCCATACTCTCTGGAATAATGACAAGACTAAATTATATATCAAGGCCATCAGTATCCCTGGGTTACATTAACTGATGATTTAGAAATTAAAGCAGTTGCTCCACCAGTGTGATGCAGGTGACTATGCTGAAAGTATTGATTTTACTTGAATGTCAAAGAACTTCTCCAGAAGAAAAACCTGTTAAGTTCAAGTGTTAAAATTTTTAGATTGAACCGAAGGCAAGTGGTGTCATAATCAACAACGGACAGTATATACATAAGATCTAAGGTATTTATTAGAACTTGCTGAGAGCATTTTCAGCTTTGAAATCTCCAAACGAAACTTTAACAACTTATTCTGGTTTATCCCAAATGATGGAAAACGTCCAGCTGTGTTTAGTGTACACACTCACCCTTTAGTAACACTTCCTGAGGCagtttttgtctttgctttttggggggagggagtggggacacACATTTGATAAGCCACTTAGCGCCCATCCCAGGAGCGGGTGAGTGAGTTAGctgcaagagagaggggaaagtGAGGCCGGCGAGCAGTTCCCtgacttgaaattttaaaatctgtactgCAGTTTACTGCAGGAATGATGTAACTTTATAACTATTCTTAATGCCTAAACATGTATTTGGGGGCAGATTTTGCATGATGATGAAAAAGTATTAAGTCATACTGCTATcttatccttgattttttttttttttaaagaaaaaggtaagTTAGTGATTGCTTTtaatggggttggggggaggggtaagTTTTCACTGTAAATTTAAATTGAAACTCATGTGCAAGTGTTTTCAGTGCCCTAAATCAAACCATAAATATGTGGGGAAAAGCAGTCCTATCAAACTGTTGCATATTTACTGTAATTACACAATATTCCCAGTACGTGCGCAGCATGAAAGTGTTAGTGCTTTTCAGTGTTCTGAATATAACTTCTCTTTATATACAGGATATTCACATACCAGTTTCCTTTTATCATATTATATTGTTCCCTAACTTTTGAAGCATCAAGGAATTAAATAATCTTAGCATTTCATGATTAAATACTAGTAGCCTGTGAAATACTTACCAATTTTCCCGTTAGGGACTGTTCTCTGTGACAAGAGTAGCATTTCCAGACCTTATTCCGAGTTCTTTGGTTCTGTGGGCCAGAAGCTCATCTGGGGCCTGCCCGGGATGACATTTTTGAGGGAAATGAGAAGGAACACTTCatgttttgccattttaatttagTGCGCGTGTGTGCTTTTGTTAGATGGCCCAGTTAGCTGTGCTGAGGTGTATCTGAACTAAAGGTTTTGTTTCTTAggcattttctgcatctgttattttcccccaaaacacTAAACTGTGTTGAACAGTTCATAACTAGGGTGCTTACAGGATCAATCTAGGCTTTATTTTGGTCTTAACAGCAAACACATTTGCTATTACTATATCAgtttttaaagtggtttttttttttgacatttaaaacgt
This is a stretch of genomic DNA from Balaenoptera musculus isolate JJ_BM4_2016_0621 chromosome 11, mBalMus1.pri.v3, whole genome shotgun sequence. It encodes these proteins:
- the FAM8A1 gene encoding protein FAM8A1 translates to MAEGPEKVRGRPPGQDDGGGDHEPVPSRRGLPAAAPRPRDGPQAEPQAPGRPPAPGLAPPAAAAEESEPPREPENGREAGSGSGSGPGPGAGLQAPVGCEAPEAAAPREKPARLSAREYSRQVHEWLWQSYCGYLTWHSGLAAFPAYCSPQPPAPSYLAGAGAGAAAAPAAGPPPLQLGYYNPFYFLSAAAAGPEPPASAGLTASAPVASPGARAPHVQPPARAAPATRVGPAAASRAPSETGRQAGREYVIPSLAHRFMAEMVDFFILFFIKATIVLSIMHLSGIKDISKFAMHYIIEEIDEDTSMEDLQKMMVVALIYRLLVCFYEIICIWGAGGATPGKFLLGLRVVTCDTSVLIAPSRVLVIPSSNVSITTSTIRALIKNFSIASFFPAFITLLFFQHNRTAYDIVAGTIVVKRNGVR